A single region of the Bacteroides luhongzhouii genome encodes:
- a CDS encoding ABC transporter ATP-binding protein, translated as MSNPIVEVKHLSHRYSVDWAIRDINFSIEKTGILGLLGSNGAGKSTTMNIICGVLNQTEGDVFINGIDLRKNPVEAKKHIGFLPQKPPLHPDLTVDEYLIHCATLRRMEKSKIREAVEIAKERCAIAHFSKRLIKNLSGGYQQRVGIAQAIVHNPPFVVLDEPTNGLDPNQIVEIRNLIKEIAEDHSVLLSTHILSEVQATCNDIRMIEHGKVVFSGSMKDFDNYVVPSSFTVTFALPPSIEELAKIEHVLNIEELYPGTFRIRFDDDDNITERVVALSIQNGWRLKEITMERCSLDIIFAQLSGKLKNNI; from the coding sequence ATGAGTAATCCTATTGTCGAAGTTAAACACTTATCTCATCGTTATAGTGTAGATTGGGCCATTCGCGATATCAATTTTTCTATTGAGAAAACAGGAATATTAGGTCTGTTAGGGTCTAATGGAGCAGGTAAGTCCACCACTATGAATATCATCTGTGGAGTTTTAAATCAAACGGAAGGGGATGTATTTATCAATGGCATCGATCTACGAAAAAATCCGGTTGAAGCAAAAAAACATATTGGTTTCTTACCTCAAAAACCACCTCTCCATCCGGACTTGACTGTCGACGAATATCTCATACACTGTGCCACACTGCGGAGAATGGAGAAATCAAAAATTCGTGAAGCTGTAGAAATAGCTAAAGAACGTTGCGCTATTGCCCATTTTAGCAAACGCCTGATAAAGAATCTTTCAGGCGGGTATCAACAAAGAGTAGGAATTGCACAGGCTATTGTACATAATCCTCCATTCGTAGTACTTGATGAACCTACAAACGGGCTTGATCCTAACCAAATTGTCGAAATACGCAATCTGATTAAAGAAATTGCTGAAGATCATTCTGTCCTACTCTCCACTCATATCCTGTCGGAAGTGCAAGCTACCTGCAATGATATTCGTATGATTGAACATGGTAAAGTCGTATTTTCAGGTAGCATGAAAGACTTTGATAACTATGTGGTTCCAAGTAGTTTCACCGTTACATTTGCCCTTCCCCCTTCTATAGAAGAACTAGCAAAGATAGAACATGTGTTGAATATAGAAGAACTCTATCCCGGTACATTCCGGATACGCTTTGATGACGATGACAACATAACTGAACGAGTAGTAGCCTTAAGCATACAAAACGGATGGCGGCTGAAAGAAATCACGATGGAACGCTGCTCTCTTGACATAATCTTTGCACAACTATCGGGAAAACTTAAAAATAATATCTAA
- a CDS encoding Gldg family protein yields the protein MTDLKIIIRIARTDLAILFYSPIAWFILIVFSFLTTASFTSLMENIVTDYDLSGGKEVSLSGICFLGSYGFLSSVVSNIYIYIPLLTMGLISRETASGSIKLAYSSPVTSGQIVLGKYLAAIGFGCCLMLVPIASAIYGSLVIPSFDWAPVLVALLGLYLLICAYCAIGLFMSSLTTYQVVAAVGTLIVLAILNFVGNIGQEYDFIRELTYWLSINGRTIDMLNGVIRSEDVIYFVVVVTLFLTFTTFKLTSDRRTISRFRQATSYLGFFVAAMAIGYFTSRPGMIKVWDTTRTKLNSLTENSQHVLAKLTGPVTITNYVNLLDNKSYRYLPIMKKANETIFEPYCLAKPDLQVKYVYYYDFAPNGVANNPKFQGKTVDEMRDYMTMIYNLNPHLFKSPEEIRQIIDLREEQNTFVRIMETQDGKRTFIRDFEDMDATPSEAEITAAIKKMISTPPTVAFIKGDGEREVSKSGDRDYSNFSIEKYSRAALINQGFDVCEIDISHGDTISSLINIVVLAEMRTPLTEKGENQLEAYLARGGNLFILTDTGRQEVMNPFLSKFGIKMEEYQLAQSSVDFSPNLILAKATRESEKLTFGFKEDFLQYDLRVSMPGCVALTSSDNDYGFQYTPILETNAKGVWIEKEQTDLQELPVECNASAGEKEQTYITAYALSRQLKDKEQRIIISGDADCISNTELTLSREGYRSGNFNLIIESFRWLSGGEFPIDVRRPHCTDNKLSIGVKDIGTMKTIFIIIIPAILLFIGVGIWFFRRRN from the coding sequence ATGACGGATTTAAAGATTATAATACGTATTGCCCGAACCGATCTGGCTATTTTATTCTATTCGCCGATTGCATGGTTCATATTGATTGTTTTCTCATTCCTGACAACAGCAAGTTTTACGTCATTGATGGAGAATATAGTGACCGACTATGATCTGTCAGGCGGCAAGGAAGTATCTTTGAGCGGTATCTGCTTCTTAGGTAGTTACGGCTTTTTGTCCTCCGTCGTATCAAACATATACATCTATATTCCATTGTTGACAATGGGACTCATCAGTCGCGAAACGGCATCGGGTTCAATCAAACTGGCATATTCATCCCCAGTCACCAGTGGTCAGATCGTATTGGGTAAATATCTTGCAGCCATCGGATTTGGTTGCTGTCTGATGCTTGTCCCGATAGCCAGTGCTATTTATGGCAGTTTGGTAATCCCTTCTTTTGATTGGGCTCCTGTACTAGTCGCCCTTTTAGGACTCTATTTATTAATATGTGCCTATTGCGCTATCGGACTCTTTATGTCCTCACTCACGACTTATCAAGTAGTAGCAGCAGTTGGGACACTTATTGTATTAGCCATACTGAATTTTGTAGGAAATATCGGCCAGGAATACGATTTTATACGCGAACTGACTTATTGGCTGTCAATAAACGGAAGAACAATTGATATGCTGAATGGAGTAATCCGGAGTGAAGATGTGATTTATTTCGTGGTCGTAGTAACCCTTTTCCTGACATTTACCACTTTCAAACTTACATCCGACCGGCGAACTATCAGTCGTTTCCGGCAAGCAACCAGCTATCTGGGATTTTTTGTCGCAGCAATGGCAATTGGCTATTTCACTTCACGTCCGGGAATGATCAAGGTATGGGATACAACACGCACAAAACTAAACTCACTTACCGAAAATAGCCAACACGTATTAGCAAAATTGACAGGACCGGTAACTATTACCAATTATGTTAACCTACTTGATAACAAATCATATCGCTACCTCCCTATCATGAAGAAAGCGAATGAAACAATCTTCGAACCTTATTGTCTCGCTAAACCGGACCTGCAAGTGAAATATGTCTATTATTATGATTTCGCACCCAACGGCGTTGCAAATAATCCTAAGTTTCAAGGCAAAACAGTAGATGAGATGCGTGATTATATGACCATGATTTATAACTTGAATCCTCATTTATTCAAATCCCCGGAAGAAATCCGCCAAATCATCGACCTGCGTGAAGAACAAAATACATTTGTTCGCATTATGGAAACGCAAGATGGAAAACGTACCTTCATCCGTGATTTTGAAGATATGGATGCAACGCCATCCGAAGCGGAAATTACAGCAGCCATCAAAAAGATGATTTCAACTCCTCCCACTGTTGCCTTTATCAAAGGAGACGGTGAACGTGAGGTGTCCAAATCCGGTGACCGCGATTATAGCAACTTCTCCATTGAGAAATATTCTAGAGCCGCCTTAATTAATCAAGGCTTTGATGTCTGCGAGATCGACATTTCTCACGGAGACACCATTTCTTCCCTAATCAATATCGTCGTCCTTGCAGAAATGAGAACCCCGCTTACAGAAAAAGGAGAAAATCAACTGGAGGCTTACCTGGCTCGTGGAGGTAATTTATTTATTCTCACCGATACAGGCAGGCAAGAAGTTATGAATCCTTTTTTAAGCAAATTCGGTATCAAAATGGAAGAATACCAACTGGCACAATCTTCCGTTGATTTCTCTCCTAATCTGATTCTAGCCAAAGCAACCCGTGAATCGGAAAAACTGACATTCGGATTCAAAGAAGATTTTCTCCAATATGACTTACGCGTCTCTATGCCCGGATGTGTAGCCCTTACATCCTCCGACAACGATTACGGCTTCCAATATACTCCGATTCTTGAAACAAACGCCAAAGGTGTATGGATTGAAAAAGAACAAACAGATTTACAGGAATTGCCAGTAGAATGTAATGCTTCGGCAGGAGAGAAAGAACAAACCTATATCACAGCCTATGCCCTTTCACGCCAACTGAAAGATAAAGAGCAGCGTATTATCATCTCTGGTGATGCAGATTGCATAAGCAACACCGAACTGACTCTTTCACGCGAAGGATATAGATCAGGAAACTTTAATCTGATTATCGAAAGCTTCCGCTGGCTTTCCGGAGGAGAATTTCCGATCGACGTACGCCGTCCCCATTGTACCGATAACAAACTTTCGATCGGAGTGAAAGATATTGGTACAATGAAAACTATTTTCATAATCATTATACCGGCTATCCTCCTATTTATAGGAGTTGGCATCTGGTTTTTCCGCAGAAGAAATTAA
- a CDS encoding Gldg family protein — MNLRLILRIARTELAVLFYSPVAWLLLIAFTCQVGFDFMNILTEIVKIKALGNTITFSVTAGFVLGLKGIYEVIQETIYLYIPLLTMNLMSREYSSGSIKLLYSSPVNSVQIITGKFVSMVVFALIFVIILALPTIVMFISVPHVDITLILAGLLSMFLLILTYCSIGLFMTTLTSYQVVAAVATLSALAFLNYVGGIGQESIFFREITYWLSIKGRASEMVGGLICSDDVIYFLAVILLFLWLSVIKLNNEKTRRSLLSKTMRYALAVCTIIVIGFVSSRPAMMGFYDATRSKQRTLSEESQKVMEQLSGPMTITTYVNIFDKEFDVASPKEQKEDMARFKMYTRFKPEIKMEYVYYYSTPKDSALYRQYPNKNIREIAYEVAKKKNFNPQKLKSAEELKEKIDLAKENYRFVRVVERRSGEQARLRLFDDMEYHPSETEISAALKKMLVTPVKVGAITGHQERSTTKKGDQDYSLFATHGRFRYSMINQGFDLVELNLKDMNDIPSNINILLIAEMRSSMSSKEQEIIDRFLERGGNMMIMGDVGRQEVMNPLLRKVGLKLLPGIIAQPSDVNPGDLVLAKATQIAADSIGGFYKRMVDRQTHSAVTMPSAVALEVVDTTKFHPIVLLQSNAQQTWIEYQTKDFVNDSLSLDSLQGEKLGAYPTAIALTRKIKGKDKKQRIIVLGDADCFSNAELQKSSRQGIYSFNFNMIPGSFRWLCYNEFPVSSSRAPYLDKDISLTPMDLSTIKIIYCYGIPFIIGLCGIWICWRRRKR; from the coding sequence ATGAACTTAAGACTTATACTTAGAATAGCCCGTACCGAACTAGCGGTACTCTTTTACTCACCGGTCGCATGGTTGCTACTGATTGCATTTACATGCCAGGTAGGATTCGATTTTATGAATATCCTGACGGAAATAGTAAAAATAAAAGCATTGGGCAACACGATCACTTTCAGTGTCACAGCCGGTTTTGTCCTTGGTCTCAAAGGAATATATGAAGTAATCCAGGAAACGATCTATCTGTATATTCCTTTATTAACCATGAACTTAATGAGTCGTGAATATTCATCAGGCTCTATCAAACTACTTTATTCATCACCGGTAAATAGTGTCCAAATCATTACCGGCAAGTTTGTATCAATGGTGGTATTCGCCCTGATCTTTGTCATCATCCTTGCCCTACCGACAATCGTAATGTTTATCTCCGTGCCGCATGTCGATATTACACTTATCTTGGCGGGATTGTTATCCATGTTTCTGTTGATACTGACCTATTGTTCTATCGGTCTCTTTATGACCACACTCACATCTTACCAGGTTGTGGCAGCTGTCGCCACCCTTTCCGCATTAGCATTTCTCAATTATGTGGGAGGAATTGGGCAGGAGTCCATATTCTTTAGAGAAATTACTTATTGGCTATCCATTAAAGGACGTGCCAGTGAGATGGTTGGAGGATTGATATGTAGCGATGACGTTATCTATTTCCTTGCCGTAATTTTATTATTCCTCTGGCTATCGGTCATTAAACTGAACAACGAAAAAACACGGCGTTCACTCCTTTCAAAAACAATGCGCTATGCCTTAGCTGTATGTACCATTATAGTTATCGGCTTTGTCAGTTCACGTCCGGCAATGATGGGCTTTTATGATGCTACCCGCAGCAAACAACGTACACTTTCAGAAGAAAGCCAGAAAGTAATGGAGCAATTGTCCGGTCCTATGACAATCACAACTTACGTCAATATTTTCGATAAAGAATTTGATGTCGCTTCTCCAAAAGAGCAAAAAGAGGATATGGCACGCTTCAAAATGTACACACGTTTCAAACCGGAGATAAAGATGGAGTATGTTTACTATTACTCCACACCGAAAGACAGTGCCCTTTATCGCCAATATCCGAATAAGAACATTCGTGAGATAGCTTATGAAGTTGCCAAGAAAAAGAACTTCAATCCCCAAAAGCTGAAAAGTGCCGAAGAACTGAAAGAAAAAATAGACTTGGCAAAAGAAAACTACCGATTTGTGCGTGTTGTTGAGCGTAGATCCGGTGAACAAGCCCGCCTTCGCTTGTTCGACGATATGGAATATCACCCTTCTGAAACAGAAATCTCCGCAGCATTGAAGAAAATGCTTGTTACTCCTGTGAAGGTAGGCGCCATCACAGGACATCAGGAACGTTCCACCACTAAAAAGGGAGATCAGGATTACTCACTTTTTGCCACACATGGACGCTTTCGTTATTCCATGATTAATCAAGGTTTTGATTTGGTGGAACTGAATCTGAAGGATATGAATGATATACCAAGTAATATCAATATATTACTTATCGCTGAAATGCGTTCTTCCATGAGTTCCAAAGAACAAGAAATCATAGATCGTTTTCTTGAACGCGGAGGTAATATGATGATTATGGGAGACGTCGGACGTCAGGAAGTAATGAATCCTTTACTCCGGAAAGTTGGTTTAAAACTGTTGCCGGGAATCATTGCACAACCTTCTGATGTTAATCCCGGAGACCTCGTTCTCGCGAAAGCTACCCAGATAGCCGCCGACAGTATAGGAGGCTTCTACAAACGTATGGTTGACAGGCAGACGCATAGCGCAGTCACCATGCCATCGGCTGTTGCTCTGGAAGTTGTCGATACAACAAAATTCCATCCAATAGTTTTATTACAAAGCAACGCTCAACAAACATGGATTGAGTATCAAACAAAAGATTTTGTGAATGATTCCCTTTCTTTGGACTCTCTTCAAGGTGAAAAGCTAGGAGCCTATCCCACGGCAATAGCGTTAACCCGCAAGATAAAAGGCAAAGATAAAAAACAACGGATCATTGTGTTGGGTGATGCAGACTGTTTCAGCAATGCCGAACTACAAAAAAGCTCAAGGCAGGGTATCTATTCATTCAACTTCAATATGATTCCCGGTTCATTCCGTTGGCTATGCTATAATGAATTTCCGGTATCTTCTTCCAGAGCCCCTTATCTCGACAAAGATATCAGCCTGACTCCTATGGATCTATCCACTATCAAAATTATCTATTGCTATGGCATTCCATTTATTATTGGTCTGTGTGGCATTTGGATATGCTGGAGAAGAAGAAAACGATAA